A stretch of DNA from Plasmodium berghei ANKA genome assembly, chromosome: 11:
TATGTACACACTGATTAATGTAGAGCATATATGTTAATTATATGAAGCAATCTTTACAAATATAGATagatatatgtataaatttttcataagGCATATACTTAACAGTATTATAATAAGTGTTAACTTATgttaataacaaaaatccattatttcatttatttttaaaatgatataataatattcaaaattaacatacataaaataataatataattttgtataattcgggaaataataattgcTATGTTATTTTGGTATTTATTAAAgattttacaaatataaacagtatttttatttttacatccTGAGTCAACATGTCTCTCTaaacgaaaaaataataaaattttaaatagaaaaaaataaacacaTTTTCAATGATCTTGAAaagtgaaaataatatgcatataatgctcaaagaaaattattatttaaaagtaaaataatagcttaataaaattaaatatgtgataaaaaaaaatgtattggtttttttaaaacaatattatcTTTATCGCTATATAGCtattatcatataattttttgcaCATATATCAATGCCACTCAAAAgtcattttaatatttctaaaaaaatacacacatacttttatattaatcATAAACCAATTTAagcatttatttataattatacatattatatatatgaaaaagaatGAATCCCAAACATCTTCACTAGTAATAGCTTACCTCCTAAATTTGTagaaaaacaataaaaagataaattattaaacggaataaaatatacacaaaatgagcacaacaaaaaaataacaaaatttataacTTACATATAATAGTCCTTTAataagaagaaaataagtttattatttttatttattttatttgttttattccCATTTTcattctttcttttttcaaatGGAACCTATACTCATTGATAATTTATACGAATTTGGAAATGAAGAAGTTAGATTAGGAATTGATGAAGCGGGAAGAGGTCCTGTATTAGGGCCTATGGTTTATTCTGGTttttattgtaaaaaagaagatgaaaaattattaaaagaaatgaaaatagatgattctaaaaaaataactgaACATGATAGagaaaaaatgttttataaattaaataattctaaACTTCCATTTGCATGGAGAgtgcatatattaatgcCACAAGACATAAGTgcaaaaatgttaaaaagacaaaaatataatttgaatGAAATATCACATGATACGGCTATATCAATAATTCAGCATGTTTTAAATCGAGGTTGTAATTTAACTGAAGTATTTGTAGATACAGTTGGTAAAGCAAGTGtatatgaagaaaaattacaaaaattatttccaaatataaaatgtgttGTTAAAGAAAAAGCTGATTCTTTATACCCAGTTGTTAGTGCTGCATCAATATGTGCTAAAGTTACACgtgattttttaataaaaaaatggaaatatgaagaacatattattaatatagaCAAAGGGTTTGGATCAGGATATCCAGGAGATCCAGTAactaaaaattttttaaaaaataattttgatcCAATTTTCGGATTTCCAAGTATTGTACGTTTTAGTTGGTCAACTGCTGATACTATGTTAGAAAATTTAGGAGAAAAAATTGAATGGTATGATGAGGAGGAAAGTAATAATTCAAAAGCtatgaaaagaaaaattccTTTTGATTACAGCAAATTACAAAAACCTTTAATTAATAGATCACAATTTTATGCGAAAAATGGATTAGATCTTGTTAgtaatttataaaagttGATACAGCAAAATGGAGAATATCTCAGTTTAAATTTTACCGCTTTATTTTCggaatatatattcgtgtattatatatgcacgCAATATGCATAATTATGGACATTTGAGGAAATCGTAaaatttctatatttttttatgtctTGTTCAGGTAATAAATAAGCCAAAACAGGAaattaatatgtttttttggtgattatgaaatattttttgggggcatatttttttatgctaaatttataataaacttatttttttgtcaaaggacaataaattttaaatttattgaaaaaaaagaaactgaaaaaatgatattaatGTGTAGCTTaacataattttgttttttttttattgtaagaaaaataagttaaatataaaaagaagaaaatgaaaaattatgacCGTTCCTTTATACAACATTTGGCCactatatgaatataaaaaaaaaaactaataatatgaacaatTCGAGTGTTATGCATGTTTTTTTCGCTAgccatattttttattacatttttatgaatttttaCGAATGCTCATAATGcttaattattaatactaATTTGATGgtaattatttgtttttttaatttttgagTATTAAGCAAGCtctataataaaatgagtCATAAATTTACAAGgccaaaatatatattataaattattgtgccatatatttttctccATAATTCTACACAATATTATGTTACAAattaatatgtattaaaatgaaggtaataatataagttttatatttttttttccttatttttcatttttttcaaaaaaaataatttcgtgaaatatgttttatatgtcttagtttatattatatatgcgtcaattttttatgcttcatatataattatattatatatataatacataatatattattatatataaaatatatatacatgtgtTATTTTCCTTGTATGCAGatttcataattatataatactccttttttatatttctgCCATCCGCTTAtgtatatttcatatatatatacataatactTTTATGCTCTCTTAATTTATGTtcgtattattatttttaataattttgttttacccgtaaaataattttggtAAGCATTTTATTCCCTTTGGGTATTTATTATgcattataatattatgtatggcatttacaatatttcggtaacttttttttctcgcaatttttcacattattattatttttaaaataaaattgtaatagcatacataataaataacaGAATTTCCCATTTGATACTTCAAATGTTtaagtaatatattttttctctcGGTTTTCGTTGTTTGCTCTctacataatatttttaatatctaaaaaaagtcatatttggaaaa
This window harbors:
- a CDS encoding ribonuclease H2 subunit A, putative → MEPILIDNLYEFGNEEVRLGIDEAGRGPVLGPMVYSGFYCKKEDEKLLKEMKIDDSKKITEHDREKMFYKLNNSKLPFAWRVHILMPQDISAKMLKRQKYNLNEISHDTAISIIQHVLNRGCNLTEVFVDTVGKASVYEEKLQKLFPNIKCVVKEKADSLYPVVSAASICAKVTRDFLIKKWKYEEHIINIDKGFGSGYPGDPVTKNFLKNNFDPIFGFPSIVRFSWSTADTMLENLGEKIEWYDEEESNNSKAMKRKIPFDYSKLQKPLINRSQFYAKNGLDLVSNL